The following nucleotide sequence is from Nocardioides daedukensis.
AAGATCCACCTCTACGACTCGTTCGGCTACAAGGAGTCCGACCGGCTCACCGCGGGGGAGTGGGACCCGGTCGTCGTGGAGCTCAACGGCTTCACCGTCGGGCTGATGACCTGCTACGACCTGCGCTTCCCCGAGCTGTCCCGGGCCCTGGTCGACCGGGGAGCCGACGTGATCGTGGTGCCGGCCGCCTGGGTTCCCGGGCGCACCGAGGAGGAGCACCGCAGCAAGATCAACCACTGGACGACGCTGGCGCGGGCCAGGGCGATCGAGAACACGGCGTACGTCGTGGCCGTCGGGCAGGCTGCGCCCCGCTACACCGGGCACTCACTCGTGGTGGACCCGTTCGGGGACGTCGTGGTGGAGACCCAGGGCGATCCGACGGTGCTCACGGCGACTCTCGAGCGTGACGTGATCGACAAGGCACGGAGCACGAATCCCTCTCTGGCCAACCGTCGGCGTGCGGACCGATAACCTGTCCGCCGTGTCAAGCACCCAACGTCCCGCCGGCCGCCGTATGGCGGAGCGACCCCCGTCGCGCCTGTCGGGCCTGAGGAGCAAGGTCAGGCAGGGCTGGCGCAAGGTCCTCAGTGTCGCCTGGCCGGGCTGCATGCTGGCGCTGTTCCTGGCCATGGTGATGGCCGGTTGTGCCGCCCTCGGGTTCGGCCCGGCGTGGTTCGACCAGGCCGCCGCCGTGACCATCTCCACGGCCTATGCGACCTCGCTCGCGGTCAGGACCGGCGGCAGGCCGATCATCTTCGGCTGCTTGGCCTTGGCCCTGGGCCTGCTCGCGGTGATCTCCGACGTGGACCTGCTGCGCACCGGAGCGGCCGTGATGACCGCTGTCTCGGCGAGCGTCCTGGGCGTGATGGGCACCCGCCCCGCGGTCCGGTTCCGTGGAGCGGTCCGCGAGCTCGGCGTGGTGCTCCTGATCTCCGGCATCGGCGCCTTCGGCGTGGTCGGCTATCGGCCGGTGGTCGCGCTCGACCGCTTCGACTACGTGGCCCTGGCGCTCTCCTTCGCCCTGGCCGCGGTGCTGGTCTACAACCTCGGCGCCGGTCTGCACGGCCTGGGCAAGCGCGGCGCGATCGTGGTCGTCGTCGGCTCGGTCGGGGTGGCGATCATCCTGGCGTACGCCGAGCTGCTGCGCCGCTATGGTGCGCCGGGCTTCGTCAACGACGTCCTCGACGTGGTCCGGTGGATGCGCGAGAACCTCGGCGCCGCGCCCAAGCCTGTCCAGGCCCTGGTCGGGATCCCGGCCATCCTGTGGGGCTGCCACGTCCGCGCCCGTCGGCGCCAGGGCTGGTGGGTGTGCGCCTTCGGTGTCGCCCTGACCACCTCGGTGGCCAGCCTGCTGATCAACCCGGTGACGGGCTGGTTCGAGGCGGTCCTGATCGTCGTCTACTCCGCCATCCCCGGCATCGCCGTGGGCTATGCGTTGATCCGGATCGACCTTGCCCTGACCGGCCCGCGCGGACGTCGCGCGCGCCGTGAGGAGGAGGAGTCGGCGCTGCGCCCCGAGCCCAGCCGGTTCCTGCCCCTGCTGTGAGGGAATTGGTCCGGGGCCGCCGTGCGCCCGGATCGGCGTACCCCTCGGTAACGGCTAGGTTCGAAGCATGAGTCGGGAACGAGCCACGGACATCGTCGCGGAGATGGTCGCCAATGTGATCGCAGTGTCGGTCGAGGTGGGCGACACCGTGGCCGCGGGCGACCAGGTCCTGCTGCTCGAGTCGATGAAGATGGAGATCCCCGTCCTCACCGACCAGGGTGGCCGCATCGACAAGATCCGCGTCGGCGTCGGAGACGTCATCCAGGAGGGCGACATCCTCCTGACGATCATTCACTGATCGCAGATCCGGCTGCCGGTCAGGCGTCGTTCAGTTGGGCTTTCTTGGCAGAGGGGGCGGGATTCGAACCCGCGGTAGGTCTCCCTACGACCGCTTTCAAGGCGGTTCCGATAGGCCACTCCGGCACCCCTCCGAGCACCCCGACGAGCGGTGTGCGGTGAGCAGTCTACGGGTGAGGGCCGCCGGATGTGCCAGCAGTGCCGCGAACTATTCCGAGCCGCCGAGCTCGAGCTCGACCTCGTCGTAGGCCAGGTCGCGAAGCCGCTGCAGGTGGTGGTTGACGTCATTGATGGTGCGCTTGAGCTCGGTGCGCAGACCGGCCAGGTCGGCGGATTCGAGGACGGCCGGGCCCAGGGCGGCCAGTCGAGTCATCAGCGCGCTGCGCTCACGCAGCACGGATCCCTCACGTGCGACCAGCCATCCGTCCCGGGCGTTGCTGGTCTCGGTGGCGAGGCCGTCGCGGATCACCGCGAGGCGTTGCCGTACGGTCCAGCGCCAGTTGCCCAGTGCGGTCCCGGTCGGCAACCGCGCATCGATGAGCTGGGCGAGGCCGGCAAGACTCTGCTGCAGCGGTTCGGGCATGACAACCTCCTGCTGAGTGGGCGCTGGCGTTCTTTGAGTGTGACGTGGATCACGCACCCACACAAGGGCGAGTTGGGCGCCACGGCCGACTGCGGGAGAATCAAGGCGTGTCGCACGACTATCGCCTCGCCCCGCACCTCGCCGCCCGCATCTTCGGGTTCACCCTGCTGCTCCTGGGAGGGATCGTCTTCGTCGCGACGGCGATCGTGGTCCTGTTCAGCGCCCCGGTCCTGATCCTCACCGTGGCGGTCGTGCTCGCCGTTGCAGGCGTGTTCGTGCTCGGGTTCCTGCTCCGCTCGCGGGCGTACGTCGTGCGCACCACCGCCGACGGCTATCGCGTGCGATTCGTCCGTGGTGCCGGCGTCAAGCAGGCGCGGTGGGGCGACGTCGAGGAGTTGGTCACCAACACGATCGCGGGCTCACCCTGCCTGGTGCTGAGGCTTCGCAACGGCACCGCGACCACGATCCCGGTCGAGGTCCTCGCGGTCGACCGCGAGCAGTTCGTGCGCGACATCTCGACCCACCTCAAGGAGCGCGGCTTCAAGCCCGACAAGCGCCGCCCCAAGCGAAAGTAGACCCGATTCTGCGGCCGGCATGATCTGCAGGTAGCCTAGGCGCGCATTCTGGAGGCGTCGCCTAGTCCGGTCTATGGCGCCCGCCTGCTAAGCGGGTTTGGGGCTAAAACCCCATCGAGGGTTCAAATCCCTCCGCCTCCGCCGTGTGATGTCGCAGGACATCGGAGACACCCGAACCCACGGAAACGTGGGTTCGGGTGTTTGTCATTTCGGGGTTCGTGGCTGGTAGTCGCGGGTGATGTCGATGGTGAGCTCGCGGAGTAGTTCGCCGGTGATGGCGTGGACGACTCTGACATCGAGGTCTTGGATGAGCAGGATGACGTGGGTTCGGCTGTGGGTTCGTCCGATGCCGAT
It contains:
- a CDS encoding carbon-nitrogen hydrolase family protein, whose product is MAELRDDSEDRLTVALVQQASGLEPTPNREALKAAIEGVEADLVVFPEAFARDFGSPGDDISAFAEPLDGPFVQAVEEISGPERTVVAGMFEVSADPQRPFNTLVVRGAAEANYRKIHLYDSFGYKESDRLTAGEWDPVVVELNGFTVGLMTCYDLRFPELSRALVDRGADVIVVPAAWVPGRTEEEHRSKINHWTTLARARAIENTAYVVAVGQAAPRYTGHSLVVDPFGDVVVETQGDPTVLTATLERDVIDKARSTNPSLANRRRADR
- a CDS encoding biotin/lipoyl-binding carrier protein, translating into MSRERATDIVAEMVANVIAVSVEVGDTVAAGDQVLLLESMKMEIPVLTDQGGRIDKIRVGVGDVIQEGDILLTIIH